In a single window of the Elaeis guineensis isolate ETL-2024a chromosome 4, EG11, whole genome shotgun sequence genome:
- the LOC105042783 gene encoding LOW QUALITY PROTEIN: sugar transport protein MST6 (The sequence of the model RefSeq protein was modified relative to this genomic sequence to represent the inferred CDS: inserted 1 base in 1 codon) has product MAGGGFVAQGEVKNYNGKVTFFVIITCMIAATGGLIFGYDIGVSGGVTSMNVFLEKFFPSVYEDQINADAGTSKSQWCSFDSQLLTAFTSSLYIAGLISTFFASTVTRVLGRKASMLCGGAAFLIGSAINGAAINVAMLIVGRVLLGVGVGFSNQAVPLYLSEMAPPNLRGALNIGFQLATTIGIVTASLVNYGTNKIKGGYGWRISVALAAVPAGIMTIGALFLPDTPNSLIERGKXRNSQEDLEKVRGTDDVGEELHDMVEASKSAKQVQHPWKNILQRHYRPQLVMALSIPGFQQLTGINIIMFYAPVLFKTIGFGDNASLMSAVITGLVNVVATIASIATVDRFGRKFLFIEGGLQMLISQVAIAAILGVEFGVDGTGVMSKPYANAVLVLICTYVAAFAWSWGPLGWLVPSEIFPLEIRSAGQSIVVCVNFLWTFIIAQFFLTALCHLKFGLFLLFAFFVVVMTLFIILLLPETKNVPIEEMNVVWKKHWYWKNYIPDDPMAEA; this is encoded by the exons ATGGCTGGTGGAGGGTTCGTTGCGCAAGGAGAGGTGAAGAACTATAATGGGAAGGTGACCTTTTTTGTGATCATCACCTGCATGATCGCCGCCACCGGTGGCCTCATCTTCGGATATGACATCGGCGTATCCG GAGGTGTAACTTCCATGAATGTTTTCTTAGAGAAGTTCTTCCCATCAGTGTACGAAGATCAGATAAACGCAGACGCAGGCACATCCAAGAGCCAGTGGTGCTCCTTCGACAGCCAGTTGCTGACCGCCTTTACCTCCTCTCTCTACATCGCGGGGCTCATCTCCACCTTCTTCGCATCCACGGTGACCAGAGTCTTGGGACGGAAGGCCTCCATGCTGTGCGGAGGTGCAGCCTTCCTCATCGGCTCTGCTATCAACGGCGCCGCCATCAACGTCGCAATGCTCATCGTCGGTCGCGTCCTGCTCGGTGTCGGTGTCGGCTTCTCGAACCAGGCCGTCCCCCTCTATCTCTCCGAGATGGCCCCCCCGAACCTCCGGGGAGCCCTCAACATCGGCTTCCAGCTCGCCACCACCATCGGCATCGTCACCGCCAGCCTCGTTAATTATGGAACCAACAAGATCAAAGGCGGATACGGGTGGCGCATCTCCGTCGCGCTCGCTGCAGTTCCGGCCGGCATCATGACCATCGGTGCACTCTTCTTGCCCGACACCCCCAACTCCCTGATCGAGCGAGGCA CTCGAAACAGCCAGGAGGATCTCGAGAAGGTTCGAGGGACCGACGACGTCGGCGAGGAGCTGCACGACATGGTGGAGGCGAGCAAGTCGGCGAAGCAGGTGCAGCACCCCTGGAAGAACATCCTCCAGAGGCATTACCGGCCGCAGCTCGTGATGGCGTTGTCCATCCCGGGTTTCCAGCAGCTCACCGGCATCAACATCATCATGTTCTACGCGCCGGTGCTCTTCAAGACGATCGGCTTCGGCGACAATGCGTCACTCATGTCGGCCGTCATCACCGGGCTTGTCAACGTCGTGGCCACCATCGCCTCCATCGCGACGGTCGACAGGTTCGGCCGGAAGTTTCTCTTCATTGAGGGTGGCTTGCAGATGCTGATCAGCCAGGTGGCGATCGCAGCGATCCTCGGGGTGGAGTTTGGCGTGGACGGGACGGGGGTGATGTCGAAGCCGTATGCGAATGCGGTTCTGGTGCTCATCTGCACCTACGTTGCGGCGTTCGCGTGGTCGTGGGGGCCGCTGGGGTGGCTGGTGCCGAGCGAGATATTCCCGCTGGAGATCCGGTCGGCCGGGCAATCGATCGTGGTCTGCGTCAACTTTCTCTGGACGTTTATTATTGCGCAGTTTTTCCTGACGGCGCTCTGCCACCTCAAGTTCGGGCTCTTCTTGCTCTTTGCTTTCTTTGTGGTGGTGATGACGCTGTTCATCATCTTGTTGCTACCGGAGACGAAGAATGTGCCTATTGAGGAGATGAATGTGGTATGGAAGAAGCACTGGTATTGGAAGAATTACATCCCTGACGACCCTATGGCGGAAGCATGA
- the LOC105042781 gene encoding LOW QUALITY PROTEIN: nibrin homolog (The sequence of the model RefSeq protein was modified relative to this genomic sequence to represent the inferred CDS: inserted 1 base in 1 codon) — protein MVWGLIPVDSPRGAQKYYIFSRGTYKVGRKDCDIIVQTDTSVSRVHAEIVVDKMTSYDASHIGSGTFPSYARIIDRSRYGTSVNKELGADGVXLRKDLEAKLKDGDLVTFGTGNATFRFCFVPLVIFLHCSKPIQANHSLEASISSIGAHISCTWSNECTHVLVDESSPVTLELIEAILSKKPIVLSDWCKVLAEQKICIEIPSWTSSPEWLLVRYSSYIPSLTIDGMLVRVVEPKSREKCLADYTFVLGSSHKYKFGDKFRSLLEVAGAKSFHVDEFCSNSQTSADGENNQVILVIPGEPTNEFDHFRELSSLSRVTEVRLVAAILSGHLESSIIEPPAFIISSSHSTDETMVADSDVEIDTATSDRAAAIANLPDALRCEHDEIVKESENREDVRNFEDTPKNVNYSLYEHEEKNPTVSEDGEETRDRDDRNNCTKYSVLSPDKSNISGPKFENVGVMKRVDKSEEAVADRHENSDIIYSQDLIVKNIGTLIPVRSTTKKVVNFKCFRKRNTMSGNSFRNLIPFSKDPYLESGCGSNESSEYMREEKKRKQMEAIAEDLFNNEKARKRATACTSLQALLSRR, from the exons ATTGTGATATTATTGTCCAAACAGACACGTCAGTATCCCGAGTTCATGCAGAGATTGTTGTTGATAAAATGACTTCTTATGATGCTTCTCATATTGGGTCTGGTACTTTTCCCTCCTATGCCCGGATCATTGATCGCTCAAGATATGGTACATCTGTTAATAAAGAACTTGGGGCTGACGGAG GTTTGCGTAAAGATCTGGAGGCAAAACTTAAGGATGGGGATTTGGTAACATTTGGAACTGGCAATGCAACTTTCAG GTTTTGTTTTGTGCCCCTTGTAATCTTTCTTCATTGCTCAAAGCCCATCCAAGCAAATCATTCACTTGAAGCCAGCATTTCATCTATTG GGGCACACATTTCTTGTACTTGGAGCAATGAGTGCACGCATGTTCTTGTTGATGAATCTTCTCCAGTAACACTCGAGCTTATTGAAGCGATTCTTTCTAAGAAACCGATTGTCCTTAGTGATTGGTGTAAG GTCCTTGCTGAGCAAAAAATTTGCATAGAAATTCCTTCTTGGACTTC TTCACCAGAATGGCTTCTGGTTCGTTATTCCAGCTACATTCCGAGTTTGACTATAGATGGGATGTTGGTAAGGGTTGTAGAGCCCAAGTCTCGTGAGAAATGTCTAGCAGACTATACCTTTGTTCTGGGATCATCACATAAG TATAAATTTGGTGATAAGTTCCGATCACTACTTGAAGTGGCTGGAGCAAAATCTTTCCATGTTGATGAATTTTGTTcaaatagccag ACTTCAGCAGATGGAGAAAACAACCAAGTAATTCTGGTAATTCCTGGAGAACCAACTAATGAATTTGATCACTTCCGTGAGCTGTCTTCCTTGTCCAGAGTTACTGAAGTGAGATTGGTTGCTGCCATTTTATCTGGACACTTGGAATCATCCATCATTGAACCCCCTGCTT TTATCATTTCATCTTCACATTCCACTGATGAGACTATGGTAGCGGATTCTGATGTTGAAATTGATactgccacatctgatcgtgctGCTGCCATCGCCAATCTTCCTGATGCCCTCAGATGTGAACATGATGAAATTGTAAAAGAATCTGAAAACAGAGAAGATGTGAGAAATTTTGAGGACACCCCAAAAAATGTAAATTATTCCCTCTATGAACATGAAGAGAAAAATCCAACAGtatctgaagatggagaagaaaccaGAGATCGAGATGACAGAAATAACTGTACTAAATATTCAGTCTTATCTCCAGACAAGTCCAATATTTCAGGCCCAAAGTTTGAGAATGTTGGTGTTATGAAAAGGGTGGACAAAAGTGAGGAAGCTGTTGCTGACAGACATGAAAATTCAGACATCATATACAGTCAAGATTTGATCGTAAAGAATATTGGCACTCTGATTCCTGTTAGATCTACCACAAAGAAGGTTGTCAACTTCAAATGCTTTAGAAAG AGAAATACAATGTCTGGCAATAGCTTCAGAAATCTCATTCCTTTTTCAAAAGATCCATATCT TGAATCTGGTTGTGGGAGCAATGAATCATCTGAGTACATGAGGGAAGAGAAGAAGCGTAAGCAAATGGAAGCTATCGCCGAGGACTTGTTCAACAATGAGAAG GCGAGGAAACGTGCCACTGCTTGTACTTCTCTTCAAGCCCTTCTTTCACGTCGCTGA